One segment of Pseudomonas pohangensis DNA contains the following:
- a CDS encoding glutathione S-transferase family protein, with amino-acid sequence MSKPFILYGWHLSYFSGKARCYLKYKGIPFVEGPLNLYTLMVRNKRKTGVVVMPVLRTPEDEWLQDTSVIIDRMEARFPQAPVVPTTPRQRFVAYLLEAWGDEWWIPIAMHTRWSYPENYALWEKDTGPALLPFFPKFLQRKAAAIPAKAMRSKLHNVGIRPEQADMMNAWSENMLDLLEAHFAVQPYLLGGHPTLADFSLAGPMYGHLGRDPWPARELIAPRPHLRAWIERMANPPAQASSAPLLADDRIADTLLPVIHSIFAEFVPMLEGILREVKQLLPDYPAGKPLPRGLGDIEMPMGDQRFRRAALPYSLWMAQRVLDCLHALPADQQTGVDRWVREQGGARLLDLQLPRLQRVGLRVAVES; translated from the coding sequence ATGAGCAAACCCTTCATCCTGTATGGCTGGCACCTGTCGTATTTTTCCGGCAAGGCACGCTGCTACCTGAAATACAAAGGCATTCCCTTCGTCGAAGGTCCGCTCAACCTGTACACGCTGATGGTGCGCAACAAGCGCAAGACCGGCGTGGTCGTCATGCCGGTGCTGCGCACACCGGAAGATGAATGGCTGCAGGACACCAGCGTAATAATTGACCGGATGGAAGCGCGCTTTCCGCAGGCACCGGTGGTACCTACCACACCGCGCCAGCGCTTCGTTGCTTACCTGCTGGAGGCCTGGGGTGACGAGTGGTGGATACCGATCGCCATGCACACCCGCTGGAGTTATCCGGAGAACTACGCGCTCTGGGAAAAAGACACCGGGCCGGCGCTGTTGCCGTTCTTTCCCAAATTCCTGCAACGCAAGGCGGCGGCCATCCCGGCCAAAGCCATGCGCAGCAAGTTGCATAACGTCGGGATCCGCCCGGAGCAGGCAGACATGATGAATGCCTGGAGCGAAAACATGCTCGACCTGCTCGAAGCGCACTTTGCCGTGCAGCCCTATCTGCTTGGCGGTCACCCGACCCTGGCCGATTTCAGTCTGGCCGGGCCGATGTACGGGCACCTGGGCCGTGACCCCTGGCCGGCCCGCGAACTGATTGCGCCGCGCCCGCATCTGCGGGCCTGGATCGAGCGCATGGCCAACCCGCCAGCACAGGCATCCAGTGCACCTCTGCTGGCCGATGACCGGATCGCCGACACACTGCTGCCGGTCATCCACAGCATCTTTGCCGAATTTGTGCCGATGCTCGAAGGCATTCTGCGCGAGGTCAAGCAACTGCTGCCCGATTACCCTGCCGGCAAACCCTTGCCACGCGGACTGGGCGATATCGAAATGCCCATGGGTGACCAGAGGTTCAGGCGTGCGGCGCTGCCCTATAGCCTGTGGATGGCGCAACGGGTGCTGGACTGCTTGCACGCGCTGCCGGCAGACCAGCAGACCGGCGTCGATCGCTGGGTGCGCGAGCAGGGCGGCGCGCGCCTGCTCGACCTGCAACTGCCGCGTCTGCAGCGCGTCGGCTTGCGCGTGGCGGTTGAATCCTGA
- a CDS encoding glutathione S-transferase family protein, giving the protein MLRLFQFPPNFGVPNPSPFCLKVETWLRMAGMDYQVKTVFDPRKAPKGKLPFIELDGRVIADSEIILRTLKATGTDLDAHLDAAGRARGLCITRLCDEHLAPLILYFRWVADAGWVQTRPAFFGKLPAPLQLFVPRMIRNQTRKALRAQGLGRHTPDELLLFAREDLQALSDLLGDSAFFGGEQPCSADAAAYGVLANIILATLETPIGQMARQEFPALVAYCERLRSQFWA; this is encoded by the coding sequence ATGCTCAGACTTTTCCAGTTTCCGCCAAACTTCGGTGTGCCCAACCCCAGTCCTTTCTGCCTGAAAGTGGAGACCTGGCTGCGTATGGCCGGGATGGACTATCAGGTCAAAACCGTCTTCGACCCGCGCAAGGCGCCCAAAGGCAAGTTACCCTTCATCGAGCTGGATGGCCGGGTGATTGCCGACTCGGAAATCATCCTGCGCACCCTGAAAGCCACTGGCACTGATCTGGATGCGCATCTGGATGCGGCCGGGCGTGCCCGCGGGCTGTGCATCACGCGCTTGTGCGATGAGCATCTGGCCCCGTTGATCCTGTATTTTCGCTGGGTAGCCGATGCGGGCTGGGTGCAGACGCGGCCGGCTTTCTTTGGCAAGTTGCCGGCGCCCTTGCAGCTGTTCGTGCCGCGCATGATTCGCAACCAGACGCGCAAGGCCCTGCGGGCACAAGGGCTGGGCCGGCATACGCCGGATGAGCTGTTGCTCTTTGCCCGTGAAGACCTGCAGGCACTCAGTGACCTGCTGGGTGACTCGGCATTCTTCGGTGGCGAACAGCCGTGCAGTGCCGATGCGGCGGCCTATGGTGTTCTCGCCAATATCATTCTGGCCACCCTGGAGACACCAATTGGCCAGATGGCGCGGCAGGAGTTTCCTGCGCTGGTGGCCTACTGCGAGCGGCTGCGCAGTCAGTTCTGGGCATGA
- a CDS encoding amino acid ABC transporter permease has translation MSASSPQIRSSWLTDPQVRAWVFQILSIIAVVAIGWYLFDNTQTNLEKRGITSGFSFLNNSAGFGIAQHLIDYTESDSYGRVFVVGLLNTLLVSLIGIVLATIIGFILGVARLSPNWLISRLATVYIETFRNIPPLLQIFFWYFAVLLPLPGPKQSLNIGDAFFLSNRGLNMPGPAPGEGFWPFVIALALTIAAIFLLVRWVRKRFEATGETFPALITSIAMLLVIPGMAVLVFGNPFDWTVPEMKGFNFRGGLVVIPELIALTLALSIYTASFIAEIVRSGIQAVSHGQTEAARSLGLKPSVTLRKVIIPQALRVIIPPLTSQYLNLVKNSSLAAGIGYPDMVSLFAGTVLNQTGQAIEVIAITMSVYLSISISISILMNWYNSRIALVER, from the coding sequence ATGTCCGCTTCATCTCCGCAAATACGCTCATCCTGGCTGACTGATCCGCAGGTGCGCGCCTGGGTATTCCAGATACTTTCGATAATTGCCGTGGTGGCGATTGGTTGGTACCTGTTTGACAACACCCAGACAAATCTCGAGAAGCGCGGTATCACTTCCGGCTTTTCCTTTCTCAATAACAGTGCCGGATTCGGCATTGCGCAACACCTGATCGACTACACCGAAAGCGACAGTTACGGCCGCGTATTCGTTGTCGGCTTGCTCAATACCTTGCTGGTTTCGCTGATCGGTATCGTGCTGGCGACTATCATCGGCTTCATCCTCGGGGTGGCAAGGCTCTCGCCCAACTGGTTGATCAGCAGACTCGCTACCGTTTATATCGAGACTTTCCGCAATATCCCGCCGCTGCTGCAGATCTTTTTCTGGTACTTCGCCGTGTTGCTGCCACTGCCGGGGCCGAAGCAGAGTCTGAATATCGGTGATGCCTTTTTCCTCAGTAATCGTGGCCTGAACATGCCGGGTCCTGCCCCGGGCGAAGGTTTCTGGCCGTTTGTCATTGCTCTTGCATTGACCATTGCCGCGATATTTTTACTGGTGCGCTGGGTACGCAAGCGTTTCGAAGCGACCGGCGAGACCTTCCCGGCGCTGATCACTTCAATAGCCATGCTGTTGGTGATCCCGGGAATGGCCGTGCTGGTTTTCGGCAACCCTTTTGACTGGACAGTTCCGGAGATGAAGGGCTTCAACTTTCGTGGCGGCCTGGTGGTGATCCCCGAGCTGATCGCGCTGACCCTGGCCCTGAGCATCTATACGGCATCCTTCATTGCCGAGATTGTGCGCTCGGGCATTCAGGCGGTCAGCCATGGCCAGACCGAAGCCGCGCGCTCACTGGGCCTCAAGCCCAGCGTCACGCTGCGCAAGGTGATCATTCCGCAGGCCTTGCGGGTCATCATTCCTCCCCTCACCAGCCAGTACCTCAATCTGGTGAAAAACTCCTCGCTGGCTGCCGGTATCGGCTATCCGGACATGGTGTCGCTGTTTGCCGGCACTGTGCTCAATCAGACCGGGCAGGCTATCGAGGTGATTGCCATCACCATGAGCGTTTACCTGTCCATCAGTATCAGCATTTCGATTCTGATGAACTGGTACAACTCGCGCATTGCACTGGTCGAGAGGTAA
- a CDS encoding glutathione S-transferase family protein yields the protein MHEVILHNYDASPFAEKVRLIMGYKQLSWRWVDIPRIMPKPDLTALTGGYRKTPVLQIGADVYCDTALIARRLEAEKAMPSLFPEGLEFISSSFALWVDTVVFQHAVALAFQPEAMALRMAKLPAAAQQAFMADRAGLFSGGSSTRLSLAQAQLQWPVMMGRLQEQLSRADGEYLFGPPSIADFSLAHCLWFVKSAAFTAPLVDDYPEVAAWLSRVLGFGHGAHSPMSGEEALAIACASEPAALPDAPALAVQGIAPGQQVSIAATDYGVDPVLGELVYAGSEELVIRREDERAGLLHVHFPRIGFKIEAC from the coding sequence ATGCACGAAGTCATCCTGCACAACTACGACGCTTCACCTTTTGCCGAAAAAGTTCGCCTGATCATGGGTTACAAACAGTTGAGCTGGCGCTGGGTGGATATTCCGCGAATCATGCCCAAGCCGGATCTGACGGCGCTGACCGGCGGTTACCGGAAAACGCCGGTATTGCAGATCGGGGCCGATGTGTATTGCGATACGGCGCTGATTGCGCGCCGGCTGGAAGCAGAAAAAGCCATGCCGTCGCTGTTTCCCGAAGGTCTCGAATTCATCAGCAGCAGCTTTGCCTTGTGGGTTGATACGGTGGTGTTCCAGCACGCCGTGGCGCTGGCTTTTCAACCGGAGGCGATGGCCTTGCGAATGGCCAAGCTTCCAGCTGCCGCCCAGCAAGCATTTATGGCGGATCGTGCCGGCCTGTTCAGTGGTGGCTCGAGTACGCGCCTGTCACTGGCGCAGGCGCAATTGCAGTGGCCGGTCATGATGGGCCGCCTGCAGGAGCAACTGTCCCGCGCGGATGGCGAGTATCTTTTTGGCCCTCCGTCGATTGCCGATTTTTCCCTGGCGCATTGCCTGTGGTTCGTCAAAAGCGCAGCGTTCACTGCGCCGCTGGTGGATGACTACCCTGAAGTGGCGGCCTGGCTGTCCCGTGTGCTGGGTTTCGGCCATGGTGCGCACAGTCCGATGAGCGGGGAGGAAGCGCTGGCGATTGCCTGTGCGTCCGAGCCGGCAGCCTTGCCGGATGCACCGGCATTAGCGGTGCAGGGCATTGCGCCGGGCCAGCAGGTCAGCATTGCCGCCACCGACTACGGTGTCGACCCGGTACTGGGCGAGCTGGTATATGCCGGCTCCGAGGAACTGGTGATACGTCGTGAAGATGAGCGTGCGGGTCTGTTGCATGTGCACTTTCCGCGGATCGGTTTCAAAATCGAGGCCTGCTGA
- a CDS encoding NAD(P)H-dependent flavin oxidoreductase produces the protein MSRLPPVLANLPFPVIGSPMFIVSTPELVIAQCKAGVVGSMPSLNARPAAQLDDWLAEITETLAAYNQANPDNPAAPFAINQIVHKSNDRLEHDMQLCAKYKVPIMITSLGAREDVNQAIHGWGGVVLHDVISNVFAHKAIEKGADGLIAVAAGAGGHASVKSPFAMIQEIRDWFDGPLALSGSMASGGAILAAQAMGADFAYIGSAFIATREARAVEGYKQMITESNSDDIVYSNFYTGVHGNYLKGSIRNAGMDPDNLPDSDPSKMNFASGEGESSAKAWKDIWGCGQGIGAIHEVLPAAELIARWKREYAETRARLCGS, from the coding sequence ATGAGTCGTTTGCCACCCGTACTAGCCAATCTGCCCTTCCCCGTAATCGGCAGCCCGATGTTCATCGTCAGCACCCCCGAGCTGGTGATCGCCCAGTGCAAGGCCGGCGTAGTCGGCTCGATGCCCTCGCTGAATGCGCGACCGGCGGCCCAGCTGGATGACTGGCTGGCGGAGATTACCGAAACCCTGGCGGCCTATAACCAGGCCAACCCGGACAACCCGGCCGCACCCTTTGCCATCAACCAGATCGTGCACAAGAGCAACGACCGGCTGGAGCACGACATGCAGCTGTGCGCCAAGTACAAGGTGCCGATCATGATCACCTCGCTGGGCGCCCGCGAAGACGTCAACCAGGCCATCCACGGCTGGGGCGGCGTGGTGCTGCACGACGTGATCAGCAACGTGTTTGCCCACAAGGCCATTGAAAAGGGTGCCGACGGCCTGATCGCGGTAGCCGCCGGTGCCGGTGGCCATGCCAGTGTGAAGAGCCCGTTTGCGATGATTCAGGAAATCCGCGACTGGTTCGACGGTCCCCTGGCGCTCTCCGGCTCGATGGCTTCGGGTGGTGCGATTCTCGCGGCGCAGGCCATGGGCGCCGACTTCGCCTATATCGGCTCGGCCTTTATCGCCACCCGGGAAGCGCGCGCAGTCGAGGGTTACAAGCAGATGATCACCGAGAGCAATTCGGATGACATCGTCTACAGCAACTTCTACACCGGCGTGCACGGCAACTACCTGAAAGGCAGTATCCGCAACGCCGGCATGGATCCGGACAACCTGCCAGACAGCGACCCGAGCAAGATGAACTTCGCCAGCGGCGAAGGCGAAAGCAGCGCCAAGGCGTGGAAAGACATCTGGGGATGCGGCCAGGGTATCGGCGCCATTCACGAAGTGCTGCCGGCGGCTGAACTGATAGCGCGCTGGAAGCGTGAGTACGCCGAAACCCGCGCGCGCCTGTGTGGCAGCTGA
- a CDS encoding GIY-YIG nuclease family protein has protein sequence MIKSWFVYLVRAQNGSLYCGISDDPLRRFAQHQAGKGARFFFSSPAQALVYVEACADKPAALRRERAIKRLSKPAKEALVASPPSISLIGADKPEGMADAGSDA, from the coding sequence ATGATCAAGAGCTGGTTTGTCTATCTGGTGCGGGCGCAGAACGGGTCGTTGTACTGCGGCATCAGCGATGACCCGCTGCGGCGTTTTGCCCAACATCAGGCCGGCAAGGGCGCGCGCTTCTTTTTTTCCAGCCCGGCGCAGGCGCTGGTGTATGTCGAGGCCTGTGCCGACAAGCCGGCGGCATTGCGCCGTGAACGGGCAATCAAACGCCTGAGCAAGCCGGCCAAGGAAGCACTGGTGGCCAGCCCGCCATCGATCAGCCTGATAGGGGCCGATAAGCCAGAAGGCATGGCCGATGCCGGGTCTGACGCGTAA
- a CDS encoding amino acid ABC transporter ATP-binding protein: MTQAKQQPAEAPMILMENVNKWYGEFHVLKDINLSVQAGERIVLCGPSGSGKSTTIRCLNRLEEHQKGRIVVDGTELTSDLKHIEAIRREVGMVFQHFNLFPHLTVLQNCMLAPMWVRKMPKREAEEVAMHYLERVRIPEQASKFPGQLSGGQQQRVAIARALCMKPKIMLFDEPTSALDPEMVKEVLDTMVGLAEDGMTMLCVTHEMGFARTVANRVIFMDRGEIVEEADPETFFTSPKNERTQLFLGQILH, encoded by the coding sequence ATGACTCAAGCAAAGCAGCAGCCCGCAGAAGCACCAATGATCCTGATGGAAAACGTCAACAAGTGGTATGGCGAGTTTCATGTGCTCAAGGACATCAATCTGAGTGTGCAGGCCGGTGAGCGTATCGTTCTCTGCGGGCCATCCGGCTCCGGAAAATCGACGACCATTCGTTGCCTCAATCGTCTGGAAGAACACCAGAAGGGACGGATTGTGGTGGATGGCACCGAGCTGACCAGCGACCTCAAGCATATCGAGGCGATCCGCCGCGAAGTAGGCATGGTGTTCCAGCACTTCAATCTGTTCCCGCACCTGACGGTGCTGCAGAACTGCATGCTGGCACCGATGTGGGTGCGCAAGATGCCCAAGCGCGAGGCCGAAGAAGTGGCCATGCATTACCTGGAGCGGGTGCGTATTCCCGAGCAGGCATCGAAGTTTCCCGGCCAGCTTTCCGGTGGCCAGCAGCAGCGGGTGGCGATTGCACGGGCGCTGTGCATGAAGCCGAAGATCATGCTGTTTGACGAGCCGACCTCGGCGCTGGATCCGGAGATGGTCAAGGAAGTGCTGGATACCATGGTCGGCCTGGCCGAGGACGGCATGACCATGCTCTGCGTGACTCACGAAATGGGTTTTGCGCGGACGGTGGCGAACCGGGTGATCTTCATGGACCGCGGCGAAATCGTCGAAGAAGCCGATCCGGAGACCTTCTTCACCAGTCCGAAGAACGAGCGTACCCAGCTGTTCCTCGGGCAGATCCTGCACTAG
- a CDS encoding SDR family NAD(P)-dependent oxidoreductase, whose product MSKTIVITGASAGIGRALAEECFRRGYHLGLTGRRMDALESLRGQLLASRPQGQQRIELCSLDVDAADTVAPTLHSLFEQLGSVDIVVVNAGINDYSKVGRGDFRKEQHVLQTNLIGAVATVNAAAEYFLAQGRGHIVGISSLASLKGMPTQGAYCASKAGFSMYLDSARIELKAKNIRVSKILPGFVVTDIMPDIDKFPFAVPAAQAAREMLDLIEKGKSLGVVPGYPWRFLRPLISHIPDGLWKKLM is encoded by the coding sequence ATGAGCAAAACCATTGTCATCACCGGCGCCTCTGCCGGTATCGGCCGCGCGCTGGCCGAAGAATGCTTCCGCCGTGGTTACCATCTGGGCCTGACCGGCCGGCGCATGGACGCCCTGGAGTCGCTGCGCGGGCAACTGCTGGCCAGCCGCCCGCAAGGCCAGCAACGCATCGAGTTGTGCAGCCTCGACGTGGATGCCGCCGACACCGTTGCGCCCACCCTGCACAGCCTGTTCGAACAACTGGGCAGTGTGGACATCGTGGTGGTGAATGCCGGCATCAACGACTACAGCAAGGTCGGCCGGGGTGACTTCCGCAAGGAGCAGCACGTACTGCAGACCAACCTGATTGGCGCGGTGGCCACGGTGAATGCTGCTGCCGAGTACTTCCTCGCCCAGGGGCGCGGGCACATCGTCGGCATTTCCTCGCTAGCCTCGCTCAAGGGCATGCCGACCCAGGGCGCTTACTGCGCCAGCAAGGCCGGTTTCTCCATGTACCTGGACAGCGCGCGCATCGAACTCAAAGCCAAGAACATCCGCGTCAGCAAGATCCTGCCTGGCTTCGTGGTCACCGACATCATGCCCGATATCGACAAGTTCCCCTTTGCCGTGCCTGCCGCCCAGGCCGCACGGGAGATGCTCGATCTGATCGAGAAGGGCAAAAGCCTCGGCGTAGTACCCGGTTACCCCTGGCGGTTTCTGCGTCCGCTGATTTCGCATATCCCCGACGGCTTGTGGAAAAAACTGATGTAA
- a CDS encoding amino acid ABC transporter permease, translating into MATHTFKPDQPAPLMSVGVLAWLRNNLFSNWFNTLLTLTAIYLVWLIIPPVLNWAFLDANWSGSTRADCTGEGACWVFIRTRFDQFMYGFYPEALRWRVDLTLALAILGAAPLFVRWMPRKIIYGAGFLLLYPLIAYALLHGGFFDMEVVRSSRWGGLMLTLVIAAVGISGALPLGIMLALGRRSDMPAIRVLCVTFIEFWRGVPLITVLFMSSVMLPLFLPEGMNFDKLIRALIGVILFQSAYVAEVVRGGLQAIPKGQYEAAAAMGLGYWRMMGLVILPQALKLVIPGIVNTFIALFKDTSLVIIIGLFDLLNSIKQATTDPAWLGMATEGYVFAALVFWIFCFGMSRYSMRIERKLDTGHKR; encoded by the coding sequence ATGGCAACGCATACTTTCAAACCGGACCAGCCAGCACCGCTAATGAGCGTTGGCGTGCTGGCTTGGCTGCGCAATAATCTGTTTTCCAACTGGTTCAATACACTACTGACGCTGACGGCCATCTACCTGGTCTGGTTGATCATTCCGCCAGTGCTGAACTGGGCTTTTCTGGACGCCAACTGGAGTGGCAGTACGCGTGCCGACTGCACGGGTGAGGGTGCCTGCTGGGTATTCATCCGCACGCGATTCGATCAGTTCATGTACGGCTTCTATCCGGAAGCGCTGCGCTGGCGGGTTGACCTGACTCTGGCGCTGGCCATTCTCGGTGCAGCACCGCTGTTTGTGCGCTGGATGCCGCGCAAGATTATCTACGGCGCAGGCTTTCTGCTGCTCTACCCGCTGATTGCCTATGCGTTGCTGCATGGCGGCTTCTTCGATATGGAAGTAGTTCGCAGCAGCCGCTGGGGCGGTCTGATGCTGACCCTGGTGATTGCGGCGGTGGGTATTTCCGGTGCGCTGCCGCTGGGTATCATGCTGGCTCTGGGCCGGCGCTCGGACATGCCTGCGATCCGCGTGCTGTGCGTGACCTTCATCGAGTTCTGGCGCGGTGTGCCGTTGATCACGGTACTGTTCATGTCTTCGGTGATGTTGCCGCTGTTTTTGCCCGAGGGCATGAACTTCGACAAGCTGATACGGGCGCTGATTGGCGTGATCCTGTTCCAGTCGGCCTACGTCGCCGAGGTAGTGCGTGGCGGTCTGCAGGCGATTCCCAAGGGCCAGTATGAAGCTGCTGCGGCCATGGGCCTGGGCTACTGGCGGATGATGGGGCTGGTGATTTTGCCGCAGGCCCTGAAGCTGGTGATTCCCGGCATCGTCAACACCTTCATTGCGTTGTTCAAGGACACCAGTCTGGTCATCATCATTGGCCTGTTCGACCTGCTCAACAGTATCAAGCAGGCGACCACTGATCCGGCCTGGCTGGGCATGGCAACCGAGGGCTACGTATTTGCTGCCCTGGTGTTCTGGATTTTCTGTTTCGGCATGTCCCGTTATTCCATGCGCATCGAGCGCAAACTGGACACCGGCCACAAGCGTTAG
- a CDS encoding putative quinol monooxygenase produces the protein MIVVLGSVLVQPGKLEQALALSQAHVQRSRKEPGCIAHAVHIDSENPQRLVFVERWADQAALQVHFAVPESGQFVAALTGLLSEPPEMTVYAAEQLQSGL, from the coding sequence ATGATTGTGGTACTGGGAAGTGTGCTGGTGCAGCCGGGCAAGCTGGAACAGGCGCTGGCGTTGAGTCAGGCCCATGTGCAGCGTTCGCGTAAAGAGCCTGGCTGCATTGCGCATGCCGTGCATATTGATTCGGAAAACCCGCAGCGGCTGGTGTTCGTCGAGCGCTGGGCCGATCAGGCGGCCTTGCAGGTGCATTTTGCCGTGCCCGAGTCCGGGCAGTTTGTCGCAGCGCTCACCGGCCTGTTGAGCGAGCCACCGGAAATGACAGTCTACGCGGCCGAACAGCTGCAGTCCGGCTTGTAG
- a CDS encoding asparaginase domain-containing protein: MQIQIFTVGGTFDKIYYDALSDFHIGEPMAPEILAEARVTFAYQTESLLQKDSLEMTAEDRELIRSKVADSPARHILITHGTDTMTLTAEALQGITGKVVLITGAMQPARMRSSDAAFNLGVAVGALQALPDGVYIAMSGRIFEAGKVKKNRAAGRFEES; encoded by the coding sequence ATGCAGATCCAGATATTCACCGTTGGCGGTACCTTCGACAAAATCTATTACGACGCACTCTCCGACTTCCACATCGGCGAGCCGATGGCACCGGAAATTCTCGCCGAGGCACGGGTAACCTTTGCCTACCAGACCGAAAGCCTGCTGCAGAAAGACAGCCTGGAAATGACCGCGGAAGACCGTGAACTGATCCGCAGCAAGGTAGCTGACAGCCCTGCCCGCCACATTCTGATCACCCACGGCACCGACACCATGACACTCACGGCAGAGGCCCTGCAGGGAATCACGGGGAAAGTAGTCCTGATTACCGGCGCCATGCAGCCGGCACGCATGCGCAGCAGCGATGCCGCGTTCAATCTCGGGGTGGCCGTAGGTGCGCTGCAGGCACTGCCGGACGGGGTTTATATCGCCATGAGCGGGCGCATTTTCGAAGCCGGCAAGGTAAAGAAAAACCGCGCTGCCGGGCGTTTCGAAGAGAGTTGA
- a CDS encoding haloalkane dehalogenase yields the protein MQSLRTPDERFANLPGFNFTPHYLQVSDTEGGELRLHYLDEGAADAPVVLMLHGEPSWSYLYRKMIPLVVAAGYRVIAPDLIGFGRSDKPTRRTDYTYQRHVDWIRAVVEQLDLQDITLVCQDWGGLIGLRLVAEHPERFARVVAANTMLPTGDHPPGEAFLKWQRFSQSVPVFEVGALIQGAITSKLSAAERAAYDAPFPDESYKEGARQFPLLVPCSPDNPAAADNRKAWESLVKFDKPFLTAFSDKDPITAGGDKVLQKLIPGCAGQPHTSIENGGHFLQEDQGEALARVVIDFIQRSR from the coding sequence ATGCAGTCACTGCGCACACCGGATGAACGCTTTGCCAATCTGCCGGGTTTCAACTTTACCCCGCACTACCTGCAAGTCAGTGATACCGAGGGCGGTGAACTGCGCCTGCACTATCTGGATGAAGGCGCGGCCGATGCACCGGTGGTGCTGATGCTGCATGGCGAACCGAGCTGGAGCTACCTGTACCGCAAGATGATTCCACTGGTAGTTGCTGCCGGTTACCGGGTGATTGCCCCGGACCTGATCGGCTTCGGTCGCTCGGACAAGCCGACCCGGCGCACCGATTACACCTACCAGCGGCATGTCGACTGGATTCGTGCGGTAGTTGAACAACTGGACCTGCAGGACATCACCCTGGTCTGCCAGGACTGGGGCGGGCTGATCGGCCTGCGCCTGGTAGCCGAGCACCCCGAACGCTTCGCCCGCGTGGTGGCCGCCAATACCATGCTGCCGACCGGTGATCATCCACCCGGCGAAGCCTTCCTCAAGTGGCAGCGCTTTTCCCAGTCGGTGCCGGTATTCGAGGTCGGTGCGCTGATCCAGGGTGCCATCACCAGCAAACTCAGTGCTGCAGAACGGGCAGCCTACGATGCACCCTTCCCGGACGAAAGCTACAAGGAAGGTGCCCGCCAGTTTCCGCTGCTGGTGCCCTGCAGCCCGGACAATCCTGCGGCGGCAGACAACCGCAAGGCGTGGGAAAGTCTGGTGAAATTCGACAAGCCGTTCCTCACCGCCTTCAGCGACAAGGATCCGATCACTGCCGGCGGCGACAAGGTGCTGCAGAAGCTGATTCCCGGCTGTGCCGGCCAGCCGCACACCAGCATCGAGAACGGCGGGCATTTCCTGCAGGAAGATCAGGGCGAGGCATTGGCCAGGGTAGTGATCGACTTTATCCAGCGCAGCCGCTGA